From the Paraflavitalea soli genome, the window AGCACAGGAAGGTCATGAGCTTTGGTTGCGCAGTTCGCAAAAAACGGTTCCCGTAAAGATCATCTGCTCAAAAAATACACCCACGCTTGCCATCGCCAGGCAGGAACTGCAACAGGGATGGCAAGGTGAGCCAAATGCTACGGTTACCCTTTCCATTACAAAGAATAAAAAAATCAAGACCGACGGATTCAGACTTACCCAACACGAAGTAGAAGCCACCACAGATAGGGGGATCCTGTATGGCGTATATGAACTATTGCGCCGGCAACAAACGGGTGAAGGAATACAGGATGAAATTTGTAATCCTTCCTATGCCATCAGGATGTTGAATCACTGGGATAACCTCAATGGTACCGTGGAGAGGGGTTATGCAGGTATGTCCATATTCTGGCGCAAGGACGATCCGTTTGTCGTGACAGAGCAGGATAAAACCCGCTGGCAGGAATACGCACGTGCCAATGCCTCCATTGGTATCAATGGCTCATCGATCAACAACGTCAATGCTTCTCCCACTGTATTAACCCCTGAATACCTCAACAGGACGAAAGCCATTGCTGCTGTACTGCGCCCTTATGGGGTCAAAACATACCTCTCTGTAAATTTTTCTTCCCCCAAAGTGATTGGAGGTTTACCCACCTCTGATCCATTAGATCCTGCCGTGATAAAATGGTGGAAGGATAAAGTGGATGAAATATATACGCTGATACCGGACTTTGGAGGCTTCCTGGTTAAAGCCAACAGCGAAGGGCAACCGGGACCACAGGATTTTGGTCGCACCCATGCTGACGGCGCCAATATGCTGGCCGATGCACTCACCCCTTACGGAGGTATCGTAATGTGGCGCGCCTTCGTCTACAGCTCCAATGATAAAGACAGGGCAAAACAAGCCTACACTGAATTTGTACCGCTCGATGGGCAATTCAGGGACAATGTGATCATACAGGTAAAAAACGGCCCAATAGACTTTCAGCCTAGAGAACCCTTCAGCCCCTTGTTTGGGGCCATGAAGAAAACGCCGGTGATGACTGAATTCCAGGTAACACAGGAATACCTCGGCCATTCTACTCATCTGGCCTTTTTATCGACCATGTGGGAAGAATGCCTGCAATCCGATACTTACCAGGAAGGACCGGGAAGCACGGTAGCGCGCTGTACCGACGGCAGCCTCTATCCCCAAAAATATACAGCTATTGCAGGCGTATCCAATATAGGGTTGGATACCAATTGGTGTGGGCATCATTTTGCCCAGGCCAACTGGTATGCCTATGGACGCCTGGCATGGAACAATAATTTAAGAAGCGAACAGATTGCCGATGAATGGATCAGACAAACCTTTCCACCCGCCTCACCTTCAACAACAGGGTCATCGCTTTATGCAGCCGACTGGAGAGAAAACTTCCTGGTGCCAGTAAAGAGAATGATGCTCGAAAGCAGGGAAGCGGTAGTAAACTATATGACGCCGCTTGGGTTGCATCATATTATGTCTGCCAACGGGCATTATGGCCCCGGCCCCTGGTGGGCGCCCGAAAAAATGCGGGCAGACTGGACACCGCCTTATTATCACCAGGCAGGTACAAATGGTGTTGGTTTTGATCGTACCAAAAAAGGCAGTGATGCCGTGGATCAGTACCGTGAACCATTGGCGGCACAGTTCAACGATCCGGCAACCTGTCCGGACATGTTCTTGCTGTGGTTCCATCATTTGCCCTGGGATTATAAAATGAAAAGCGGGCGCACATTGTGGGAAGAGATCTGTGCCCATTATGATAAAGGCATACTGCAGGTGCGGCAGTTTCAAAAGACCTGGGACAAAGTGCAGCCATATGTTGACAGCAGTCGCTTCGTAGCTATACAACGTAAGCTGCGCACGCAATGCAGTGATGCCCTTGTGTGGAAAGATGCCTGCCTGCTTTATTTTCAACAGTTCAGCCAGATGCCCATCCCGTATTACCTGGAACGCCCGGTTAATAACCTGGATGAGATCAGGGCCAATGAGTTTTTGAAAAGGATACCGTAAAAAGGAAGCTGTCAGCCTTAACGTTTGTCAGTCTGAGTCCCGCGAAGCGGGATAAACGCTGTCGAAGGCGTCTAAAGGGTGGGGCGCCCTTTCGGGGCGGCTCACCCGGATCTAAAGGAGCTTGTAGAAGGCGGCTAAAGGGCTTCCTCTTGGCTTCACCCTTTCTTCAGCGAAGAAGCCCTGATGATCATATCCGCCCGCAGGGTGATGGAGTTGGTGCTATAAAGATTGCTGATGCCTTTGAGGTGGTTGATGAGGTTGGTAACAGCCGTATTGCCCATGGTATCGCCGGAGTAATCGACAGTAGTAAGATTGGGTTCAATGACCTTGCTGATCGGATCATTGTTGAAGCCGGCAAAAGCTACATCTTCGGGAATGCGCAGGCCGGCCGTTTTAAGAGCGATCATGCAATAGACAGCAGCTGTATCATTGGCCGAAAATACAGCATCGGGTCGTTTGGCAGCTGTCAGGTTAAGGATATGTTTAGCTGCTTCTGCGCCGGCCTTTTCAGATAGCGTACTGATAAAATGCATTTTTTCGTTGAAGGACAGGTCATGGTCTTTAAGCGCCTGCCGGTAACCATCGAATCGCTCTTTGTAAACATTCCTGAGTACATTGCCGCCCAGGTGCATGATGCGACGGCAACCCTGGTCTATCAGGTGTTTGGTGATATTATAGGCAGCGCCATAGTTGTTGATGACAATGGAAGTGCTGGCATTGTGCGGATGAACACGGTCGAAGAAGACCACCGGTATCTTGCGTTTGAAAAAAGGTTCCAGGTGGTTGATGTTCTGCGTATCGTACGAAAGGGAGATGAGTAGTCCGTCCACCCGTTTGTTG encodes:
- a CDS encoding alpha-glucuronidase, giving the protein MKTLLLGILFVFTAFVLKAQEGHELWLRSSQKTVPVKIICSKNTPTLAIARQELQQGWQGEPNATVTLSITKNKKIKTDGFRLTQHEVEATTDRGILYGVYELLRRQQTGEGIQDEICNPSYAIRMLNHWDNLNGTVERGYAGMSIFWRKDDPFVVTEQDKTRWQEYARANASIGINGSSINNVNASPTVLTPEYLNRTKAIAAVLRPYGVKTYLSVNFSSPKVIGGLPTSDPLDPAVIKWWKDKVDEIYTLIPDFGGFLVKANSEGQPGPQDFGRTHADGANMLADALTPYGGIVMWRAFVYSSNDKDRAKQAYTEFVPLDGQFRDNVIIQVKNGPIDFQPREPFSPLFGAMKKTPVMTEFQVTQEYLGHSTHLAFLSTMWEECLQSDTYQEGPGSTVARCTDGSLYPQKYTAIAGVSNIGLDTNWCGHHFAQANWYAYGRLAWNNNLRSEQIADEWIRQTFPPASPSTTGSSLYAADWRENFLVPVKRMMLESREAVVNYMTPLGLHHIMSANGHYGPGPWWAPEKMRADWTPPYYHQAGTNGVGFDRTKKGSDAVDQYREPLAAQFNDPATCPDMFLLWFHHLPWDYKMKSGRTLWEEICAHYDKGILQVRQFQKTWDKVQPYVDSSRFVAIQRKLRTQCSDALVWKDACLLYFQQFSQMPIPYYLERPVNNLDEIRANEFLKRIP
- a CDS encoding LacI family DNA-binding transcriptional regulator, whose amino-acid sequence is MAENREVTIYDIAKHLNISAATVSRGLKNSPSVNKNTRKKIAEAAVELGYQSNTFASSLRSKSTHTLGVLVPRLNSYFMSSVLAGMENAANRHGYNLIIAQSLEDAEKEKLNAATMFNKRVDGLLISLSYDTQNINHLEPFFKRKIPVVFFDRVHPHNASTSIVINNYGAAYNITKHLIDQGCRRIMHLGGNVLRNVYKERFDGYRQALKDHDLSFNEKMHFISTLSEKAGAEAAKHILNLTAAKRPDAVFSANDTAAVYCMIALKTAGLRIPEDVAFAGFNNDPISKVIEPNLTTVDYSGDTMGNTAVTNLINHLKGISNLYSTNSITLRADMIIRASSLKKG